Proteins encoded by one window of Halobacteriovorax sp. GB3:
- a CDS encoding SIMPL domain-containing protein — MKNLILLFFLSLNTMASSVVVDGISQVFTTSDLASLSFSVETQNKDSLIAQDENSKIMNKALKGLKNKFKIKEIDIKTSRYQLNPYYSYPRGKAPVFEGMKIHNEMTVSIKKIDDISTIINFLTKKGVTKIGAINFSSSKSDLVQVQALEMAFDNAKDKADRLAKRAQLKLGKVLKIEESFERSGMPSPVRYEMKAMSSAPAIEKGSVGVVAKVRVEFEMK; from the coding sequence ATGAAAAATCTTATTTTATTATTCTTTTTATCTTTAAATACGATGGCCTCTAGTGTTGTCGTCGATGGAATATCTCAAGTTTTTACAACATCAGATCTCGCCAGTTTATCTTTCAGTGTTGAGACGCAGAATAAAGATAGTCTCATTGCACAAGATGAAAATTCAAAAATTATGAATAAGGCGCTTAAGGGGCTAAAAAATAAATTTAAAATTAAAGAAATTGATATTAAGACATCTCGCTATCAATTGAACCCTTATTACAGTTACCCTCGTGGCAAGGCCCCTGTTTTTGAAGGCATGAAAATTCACAATGAAATGACGGTCTCAATTAAGAAAATTGATGATATTTCAACAATCATTAATTTTCTAACAAAGAAAGGTGTCACTAAAATTGGTGCTATCAACTTTTCTTCTTCAAAATCAGATCTCGTGCAAGTTCAGGCGTTAGAGATGGCGTTTGATAACGCTAAAGATAAAGCTGATCGTTTGGCCAAAAGAGCTCAATTAAAACTTGGCAAAGTGCTTAAGATTGAAGAGAGCTTTGAGCGCTCTGGTATGCCATCACCAGTTCGTTATGAGATGAAGGCAATGAGTTCAGCGCCTGCGATTGAGAAAGGTAGTGTTGGTGTTGTTGCAAAGGTTCGTGTTGAATTTGAAATGAAATAA
- a CDS encoding acyl-CoA thioesterase, which translates to MARVKISIPSNKIYETQLSVRVNDINYGNHLSNDALLRFAHEVRLRFLNELSFDELNFYGGGLIMSDAALQYKNEGFLFDQLHCELYIDEITTHGFEFVYKFIRSRDKATICVVKTGMVFFNYETKKIASCPQGFVDKYKGS; encoded by the coding sequence GTGGCAAGAGTTAAAATATCTATTCCATCCAATAAAATTTATGAGACTCAGTTGAGCGTTCGAGTTAACGATATTAACTACGGAAATCACTTGAGTAATGATGCTCTTTTAAGATTTGCTCATGAAGTCAGATTACGCTTTTTAAATGAACTGTCTTTTGACGAGTTAAACTTCTACGGTGGCGGGCTGATCATGTCCGATGCTGCACTCCAATATAAGAATGAAGGCTTTCTCTTTGATCAGCTTCATTGCGAACTTTATATTGATGAGATTACGACACATGGATTCGAATTCGTTTATAAATTTATTCGATCTAGAGACAAGGCCACTATTTGTGTAGTAAAAACAGGCATGGTCTTTTTTAACTACGAAACAAAGAAAATTGCTTCGTGCCCACAAGGCTTTGTGGACAAATATAAGGGTAGCTAA
- a CDS encoding glutamate racemase has product MKVGMFDSGIGGLSILSSLLTIRPDAQVYYFADDAFAPYGSKSDEVLLERSIVIVDKFIELGIDLIVLACNTATAVCIDDLRTRYPEIQFVGIEPYVNIVNQIPWDDKKKAVILTTPLTGKSSRFNKLKEKLDPNNYLSHYSCPGLAQIVETAYWEKKEQERLESEIRNELSSLLTKGYEYYILGCTHYPLVSKYIQRISGAKVLSPCRAVANRISDLMGQASTSVDGTMIDFYFYSSARHQDFIKQEFPITRPWPEL; this is encoded by the coding sequence TTGAAAGTTGGAATGTTTGATTCAGGAATTGGTGGTCTCAGTATTCTGTCTAGTTTACTGACAATTCGACCTGATGCACAAGTATACTACTTCGCCGATGATGCTTTCGCACCCTATGGCAGTAAGAGTGATGAGGTCCTTTTAGAGCGATCAATTGTCATTGTTGATAAATTTATTGAGCTTGGAATCGATCTCATTGTCCTTGCGTGCAATACCGCAACGGCCGTGTGTATTGATGACTTACGTACGCGCTATCCAGAGATTCAGTTTGTAGGAATTGAGCCCTATGTAAATATTGTGAATCAAATTCCTTGGGATGATAAGAAGAAGGCGGTTATTCTTACAACGCCACTTACAGGTAAGAGTAGTCGTTTTAATAAATTGAAAGAAAAACTCGATCCCAATAACTATCTCTCACACTATAGTTGTCCAGGCCTTGCTCAAATCGTAGAGACTGCTTATTGGGAAAAAAAAGAACAAGAGCGCCTTGAAAGCGAGATTCGCAATGAACTCTCTTCACTTCTTACAAAAGGCTACGAGTATTATATTTTAGGATGTACGCACTACCCATTGGTCTCAAAGTATATTCAAAGAATAAGTGGCGCAAAGGTCTTGAGTCCCTGTCGCGCTGTGGCCAATCGTATTAGTGATTTGATGGGACAGGCCTCTACCTCTGTAGATGGTACAATGATCGATTTCTATTTTTATTCTAGTGCCCGACATCAAGATTTCATTAAGCAGGAATTTCCAATCACTAGGCCGTGGCCAGAGCTTTGA
- the eno gene encoding phosphopyruvate hydratase: MSKITNIIARQILDSRGNPTVEAEVHTELGSVALAAVPSGASTGTREALELRDGDKSYYVGKSVRKAVSNVNDIIKPQVLGMEVTEQRNIDYKMIEIDGTENKEKLGANAILAVSMAVCRAGAMDKKMPLFRYMNEFLKIPMDSDSMNLPAPLMNIINGGEHASNNLDIQEFMIVPHMQKSFSENFRAGVETFHALKKVLSEQNYSTNVGDEGGFAPNLQGHEEAIECILKAIKNAGYEPGRDISISLDSASSEFYRDGKYHIENKALSSEEMVKYYSDLCDKYPIYSIEDGLDESDYEGWEKLTRELGDRVVLVGDDVFVTNKKILQKGIDRKMANSILVKVNQIGSLTETFETLDLAFKNNYSAIISHRSGETGDSFIADLAVACAAGHIKTGSASRSDRMEKYNQLLRIEEALGSDAKFNVIK, encoded by the coding sequence ATGTCAAAGATTACAAATATTATTGCCCGTCAAATTCTCGATTCAAGAGGTAACCCAACAGTTGAGGCCGAAGTTCACACGGAACTTGGTAGTGTTGCCTTAGCAGCTGTTCCTTCTGGAGCTTCTACAGGAACTCGTGAAGCACTTGAGCTTCGTGATGGTGACAAGTCTTATTATGTAGGAAAGTCAGTTAGAAAAGCTGTTTCTAATGTTAACGACATCATCAAGCCTCAGGTTCTTGGTATGGAAGTTACTGAACAGAGAAATATCGATTATAAAATGATTGAGATTGATGGAACAGAGAATAAAGAAAAACTTGGAGCAAATGCTATTCTTGCCGTTTCAATGGCCGTTTGTCGTGCTGGAGCAATGGATAAGAAGATGCCACTATTCCGTTATATGAATGAGTTTTTGAAGATTCCTATGGATAGTGATTCTATGAATCTACCGGCTCCTCTCATGAATATCATTAATGGTGGAGAGCACGCTTCTAATAATCTTGATATTCAGGAATTTATGATTGTCCCTCATATGCAAAAAAGTTTCTCCGAAAACTTTAGAGCAGGAGTTGAGACTTTCCATGCTCTTAAGAAAGTTCTTTCTGAACAGAATTACTCAACTAACGTAGGTGATGAGGGTGGTTTTGCTCCGAATTTACAAGGGCACGAAGAGGCCATTGAATGTATTTTAAAGGCCATTAAGAATGCTGGTTATGAGCCAGGTCGCGATATCTCTATTTCACTTGATTCAGCCTCTAGTGAGTTCTACAGAGATGGTAAGTATCACATCGAAAACAAAGCTCTTTCCAGTGAAGAAATGGTGAAATATTACTCAGATCTTTGCGATAAATATCCGATCTATTCTATTGAGGATGGACTTGATGAGTCTGATTACGAGGGTTGGGAAAAACTGACTCGCGAACTCGGAGATAGGGTCGTTCTCGTTGGAGATGACGTTTTTGTAACAAATAAAAAGATTCTCCAAAAGGGAATTGATAGAAAAATGGCCAACTCAATTCTTGTAAAAGTGAATCAAATTGGTTCTTTAACAGAGACGTTTGAGACACTCGATCTTGCTTTTAAGAATAACTATAGTGCCATTATTTCACATCGCTCAGGTGAGACTGGTGATAGCTTCATTGCTGATCTTGCCGTTGCTTGTGCCGCTGGACATATTAAGACAGGTTCTGCCAGCCGCTCAGACAGAATGGAAAAATACAATCAGCTACTAAGAATCGAAGAGGCCCTTGGTAGTGATGCAAAATTTAATGTTATTAAATAA
- a CDS encoding GHKL domain-containing protein — MVHKLRQISSKLHVFDLYCFFSLVVSATLWLSFYFKDRTFLPNSFIESTLIVGSYLFFTTNYHHAKEYKALKNYPLFFLFQTLCFIGLTFKYQSLAGLYLGLIPCVSATLFFLYRDEHGISANERKGMFLFLIGGCSFLALGTFNDVQFISYVDGALFLIFSSWVMGLIYTSNEFVLAGQKSLVDFLLRRSKKTMPVSEQRKNRLFFHDLINHTHGLNLFLATKENGDGSLTKEDTLILYKEIKLIQSLVKDHFGYQHKNLVNTYDVVSFDFARIGLLNLVDNFLPSEQFNCFFFFKGAAASEAPLEIRSSAMVHYPSFYRVVNNIIKNIAEAGPSSVEFNFDYTDDGLHLTVKNTISKLSEKRSSSLADDLGKIIMMDQVKNESGLGLESVNEILRSIGGHFAFKIENGQWVSQIYFPRPGQFEEKKSA; from the coding sequence ATGGTTCATAAATTAAGACAAATAAGTTCAAAACTACACGTTTTTGATCTCTATTGCTTCTTTTCACTCGTTGTTTCAGCAACTCTTTGGTTGAGTTTTTATTTCAAAGATCGAACTTTTCTTCCAAACTCATTTATAGAAAGCACTCTTATTGTTGGAAGTTATCTCTTTTTCACAACAAATTACCATCATGCAAAAGAATATAAGGCCTTGAAAAATTACCCCTTATTTTTTCTTTTCCAGACGTTATGTTTTATTGGACTTACTTTTAAGTATCAGTCGTTGGCAGGGCTCTATTTGGGATTAATTCCCTGTGTGAGTGCAACGCTCTTTTTTCTCTATCGAGACGAACACGGAATCAGTGCTAATGAAAGAAAGGGCATGTTTCTCTTTCTCATTGGAGGATGTTCATTTTTAGCACTTGGGACTTTTAATGATGTTCAATTTATCTCTTATGTCGATGGAGCGCTCTTTCTTATTTTCTCATCGTGGGTTATGGGATTGATCTATACTTCGAATGAATTTGTTCTAGCAGGACAGAAGTCCTTGGTTGATTTTCTCCTTCGACGTTCTAAGAAAACGATGCCTGTCAGTGAGCAAAGAAAAAACCGCCTCTTTTTTCACGATCTCATCAATCACACACATGGGTTAAATCTATTCTTAGCGACTAAGGAAAACGGCGATGGGAGTTTAACAAAAGAGGACACTCTCATTCTCTATAAAGAGATTAAATTAATTCAATCTTTAGTAAAGGATCATTTCGGTTATCAACATAAAAATCTTGTGAATACATATGATGTTGTTAGTTTTGATTTTGCGCGCATTGGGCTTTTAAATCTTGTCGATAATTTTTTACCTTCAGAGCAATTTAATTGTTTTTTCTTTTTTAAAGGCGCAGCGGCATCAGAGGCACCTCTTGAAATTCGCTCGAGTGCAATGGTGCACTACCCATCTTTTTATAGAGTCGTAAATAATATCATTAAGAATATCGCAGAAGCTGGACCTTCAAGCGTAGAATTTAATTTTGATTACACAGATGATGGCCTTCATTTAACAGTTAAAAATACAATATCAAAACTCTCAGAAAAGAGATCTTCTAGCCTGGCCGATGATTTAGGGAAAATTATTATGATGGATCAGGTGAAAAATGAATCGGGTCTAGGGCTCGAGTCCGTTAATGAAATTCTTCGCTCTATCGGTGGTCATTTCGCCTTTAAAATAGAGAATGGCCAGTGGGTGAGTCAAATCTATTTTCCAAGGCCAGGACAATTTGAAGAGAAAAAATCGGCCTAG
- a CDS encoding alpha/beta fold hydrolase, with translation MSREIVSLFEKQANEIFIISGDASYTYDDIYQLSLAHHETQKHNSIIYNDHSDPIDFITLLFYTLIHSKVHIALDSNLPEKTKELLIEEVEKEPFNDHDDLVIFTSGSSGKPKGVIHSLESIILSSKSTISHYSIDHSDAWGLSLPLFHIGGMMIVFRMFFTGAKVVLAKNNDLSTFFHPEITFLSLVHTQLLRLVESIEQGKFKRPNFKGIILGGAKTSESLLERAIQLDLSLSNSYGSSELCAQAIATPLTQDLNILRTVGSVMPYRQISINEGHLQFERTADNQILFHRYLGDGPKNIKIFQTTDLARMSEYGIEILGRSDHIFQSGGENINPQEIEMALNQNKEIKDSLVCSFSHDQFDLAPMAFIEVNQPLDQQTLRDHLKHTLSTYKVPKYFIQDKTLSYLKKGIKKSRALASNFTMKQNSYHFSFYGNAKNPALVMIHGFMGQSSDFLNIVNHMMQNYFICLIDLPGHGQNSHKTFKSWDIFLADLKSQIPFEKYNLFGYSLGGRVAIGLSYIDDRINKIIIESSNLGIYDHEKEKRREFDQTLFDGIQTQADLDSFLEHWYSMEIFKGITNTPKKSIHSLNGWKQCLNFLSVAEQPNYWDSLRALKPLHYIYGSDDLKYARFALRLGLVGHKIYKIEGASHNVHHMKEDEFLKSFKRALTL, from the coding sequence ATGAGTCGTGAGATAGTCTCTCTCTTTGAAAAACAGGCCAATGAAATCTTCATCATTTCAGGTGATGCTTCTTATACCTATGACGATATCTATCAATTATCACTTGCTCACCATGAGACACAAAAACATAATTCGATTATTTACAACGATCATAGTGATCCGATCGACTTTATCACTCTGTTATTTTACACTTTAATTCATTCTAAAGTTCATATTGCCCTTGACTCAAATCTACCAGAGAAAACAAAAGAGCTTCTTATTGAAGAGGTTGAAAAAGAGCCTTTTAATGACCATGATGACCTCGTCATTTTTACCTCTGGAAGCTCTGGAAAACCTAAGGGCGTTATTCACTCCCTCGAAAGTATAATACTTAGCTCAAAGTCAACAATCTCTCATTATTCAATTGATCACTCTGATGCTTGGGGCTTAAGTCTTCCCCTTTTTCATATTGGTGGAATGATGATTGTTTTTCGTATGTTCTTCACTGGCGCTAAAGTTGTTCTTGCAAAAAATAATGATCTATCAACTTTTTTCCATCCTGAGATTACCTTCTTGAGCCTCGTTCACACTCAACTATTACGCTTAGTAGAATCAATTGAACAAGGAAAATTCAAGCGTCCAAACTTCAAGGGAATCATCCTTGGGGGAGCAAAAACATCTGAATCTCTACTTGAAAGAGCGATTCAACTAGACCTCTCTCTTTCAAACTCCTATGGATCTAGCGAACTGTGTGCTCAGGCCATTGCTACGCCACTGACTCAAGACTTAAACATCCTACGCACAGTAGGCTCTGTAATGCCCTATCGACAAATATCAATAAATGAAGGACATCTTCAATTCGAAAGAACAGCTGACAATCAAATTCTCTTTCATCGCTACCTTGGAGATGGACCAAAGAATATTAAAATCTTTCAAACGACTGATTTGGCCAGAATGAGTGAATATGGAATTGAGATACTTGGTAGAAGTGATCATATTTTTCAAAGTGGTGGTGAAAATATCAATCCACAAGAAATTGAAATGGCCCTTAATCAAAATAAAGAGATTAAAGACTCTCTTGTGTGCTCCTTTTCTCACGATCAATTTGATCTTGCGCCAATGGCCTTCATTGAAGTCAATCAACCTCTCGATCAACAAACTTTAAGAGATCACCTCAAACATACCCTTTCCACTTACAAAGTCCCTAAATACTTTATTCAAGACAAGACTTTGAGCTATCTAAAAAAGGGAATTAAAAAAAGTAGGGCACTAGCGAGTAACTTTACCATGAAGCAAAACTCTTACCATTTTAGCTTCTATGGTAACGCTAAGAATCCTGCCCTTGTGATGATTCATGGATTCATGGGTCAATCAAGTGACTTCTTAAATATAGTTAATCATATGATGCAAAATTATTTTATCTGCCTCATTGATCTTCCTGGCCACGGCCAAAATTCGCATAAGACATTTAAAAGTTGGGATATTTTTTTAGCTGACCTTAAATCACAAATCCCTTTTGAAAAATACAATCTATTTGGCTATTCCCTAGGAGGTCGAGTTGCCATTGGCCTTAGCTACATAGATGATCGCATTAATAAAATAATCATCGAGTCTTCTAATTTAGGCATCTATGATCATGAAAAAGAAAAGCGTAGAGAATTTGATCAAACTCTTTTTGATGGCATCCAAACCCAAGCTGATCTCGACTCTTTTCTAGAGCACTGGTATTCGATGGAGATCTTTAAAGGAATAACGAATACACCAAAAAAATCAATCCATTCTTTAAATGGATGGAAACAATGCCTAAATTTTCTATCAGTAGCAGAACAGCCAAATTACTGGGATTCTCTAAGGGCCTTAAAGCCACTTCACTATATTTACGGAAGTGATGATTTAAAATACGCTCGCTTCGCTCTGCGCTTGGGTCTTGTAGGTCATAAAATCTATAAAATTGAAGGTGCCTCTCACAATGTTCACCACATGAAAGAAGATGAATTTCTAAAGTCGTTCAAGAGAGCTCTAACTCTCTGA
- the dinB gene encoding DNA polymerase IV codes for MVLFALMNDYLDNNNFLPKQIPRKIIHIDMDCFYAQVEMRDDPSLREKPLAIGGPPGRRSVLCTANYVARKYGVRAAMPSTTAQKLCPDLIFMAPNFSKYKEVSSVIRLIFQEYTDLVEPLSLDEAYLDVTNCTKCNGSATLIAKEIKEKIYEATNLTASAGVAPNKFLAKVASDWKKPNGLYVITPSEVRDFVKSLPVKKISGVGPVTAAKLEKLGIKTCQDILLKGEEKLSRHFSNYAPTLWQYAHGIDNREVVTDWVRKSLTHEETFMVDLIDLEECQSKVVEILEEVIVRLKKFKEQKGEECEISLGIVKLKFNDFKSVSVQKSRYDDFFEEIWENGKYHIEHVEFFKDLMAQAFFKGNRPVRLIGLGFRFKEKDEFKQLNFLNLCQANS; via the coding sequence TTGGTCTTATTCGCTCTTATGAATGATTACCTAGATAATAACAATTTTCTTCCAAAACAAATTCCTAGAAAAATTATTCATATTGATATGGATTGTTTCTATGCTCAAGTAGAAATGAGAGACGATCCCTCACTAAGAGAAAAGCCACTGGCCATAGGAGGCCCGCCAGGTAGACGATCAGTCCTGTGTACGGCCAATTATGTAGCTAGAAAATATGGAGTAAGGGCGGCCATGCCAAGTACAACGGCACAAAAGCTCTGCCCAGACCTTATTTTTATGGCGCCAAATTTTAGTAAATACAAAGAGGTCTCCTCTGTTATACGCCTTATTTTTCAAGAGTACACCGATCTTGTTGAGCCTCTAAGTCTAGATGAGGCCTATCTCGATGTCACTAATTGCACTAAATGCAACGGCTCAGCGACACTTATAGCAAAAGAAATCAAAGAAAAAATCTATGAAGCGACAAATCTCACAGCTTCAGCAGGTGTTGCGCCTAATAAGTTTCTAGCAAAAGTTGCTAGTGATTGGAAAAAACCTAATGGCCTCTACGTCATCACTCCTTCTGAGGTTAGAGATTTTGTAAAAAGTCTTCCCGTAAAAAAGATAAGTGGTGTTGGCCCGGTTACGGCAGCAAAATTAGAGAAGCTTGGAATCAAAACCTGCCAAGATATCCTTTTAAAAGGAGAAGAAAAACTATCCAGACACTTTTCAAATTACGCCCCCACTCTTTGGCAATATGCTCATGGTATCGATAATCGCGAGGTCGTCACAGATTGGGTAAGAAAGAGTCTCACCCATGAAGAGACCTTCATGGTAGATCTCATTGATCTTGAAGAATGCCAATCTAAAGTCGTTGAAATTCTCGAAGAAGTGATAGTAAGACTTAAGAAATTCAAAGAACAAAAGGGTGAAGAGTGTGAGATCTCACTTGGTATTGTTAAGTTGAAATTTAATGACTTTAAAAGTGTAAGTGTACAAAAAAGCCGATATGATGACTTCTTTGAAGAAATTTGGGAGAATGGAAAGTATCATATAGAGCATGTTGAGTTTTTCAAAGATCTGATGGCCCAGGCATTTTTCAAAGGAAATAGACCCGTTAGGCTCATCGGTCTTGGTTTTCGGTTTAAAGAAAAAGATGAATTCAAACAGCTCAACTTTTTAAACTTATGTCAGGCCAATTCATAG
- the lexA gene encoding transcriptional repressor LexA: MALTKKQKEIYDYICSYFDKNGVAPTQKEIKEHFSFKSFGSVQRYIKYLKDEGLLETDWNARRGLKPQTKKEQNSTNTSSANSFEENEIALLGDVAAGIPIEAIENPTNTISVPPGLINKSGKHFALNVCGDSMIDDGILDGDIIICRYQQTANQGQTVVALVDGEATVKRFYKTKNIIELHPANKAMKPFRIDPREQEVSLAGVLVGLIRSYE; this comes from the coding sequence ATGGCCCTAACAAAGAAACAAAAAGAAATTTACGATTATATCTGTTCATACTTCGATAAAAATGGAGTTGCACCGACCCAAAAAGAAATCAAAGAGCACTTCTCTTTTAAATCTTTTGGCTCCGTTCAGCGCTATATCAAATATCTCAAAGATGAAGGTCTTCTCGAAACGGACTGGAATGCACGCCGCGGATTAAAGCCGCAGACCAAAAAAGAGCAAAATAGCACTAACACATCTTCTGCTAACTCTTTCGAAGAAAATGAAATAGCACTTCTTGGTGATGTGGCAGCAGGTATTCCAATTGAGGCCATTGAAAATCCGACCAATACAATCTCAGTTCCTCCAGGACTTATTAATAAGTCAGGAAAGCACTTTGCTCTTAATGTCTGTGGAGATTCCATGATTGATGATGGAATTTTAGACGGAGATATTATTATCTGCCGCTATCAACAAACGGCCAATCAAGGACAAACAGTTGTGGCCCTCGTTGATGGTGAGGCCACCGTAAAGAGATTCTATAAAACGAAGAATATCATCGAACTTCACCCGGCCAATAAAGCAATGAAACCATTTCGAATTGATCCTAGAGAGCAAGAAGTCTCACTTGCCGGAGTCTTAGTTGGTCTTATTCGCTCTTATGAATGA
- a CDS encoding TldD/PmbA family protein, whose translation MKEISREVISELINMGASYADIRLHLRDEQEHISTLNGSLKNYSLETKKGLGIRVLFDGAWGFSSSETLTKEGVLECAKRAIDKAKASSKLIRYPIVQSPKEIVKTTYKSSFEIDPFSVSLEEKLNCLLDVDRKLSHERFDFWGAYCSFYKREIFYCDSEGTEFVRSLMEIDGGQFIMAKDCDGLNQRRSHGLWLDSEGTSGFENFKTERFDQAQRIKEELLQILDAPLLDKSKMDVVLLNDMMALQTHETIGHALELDRILGYELSYAGGSHISLEDFGTLKFGSSKLNARADGTVKNSPGSIGLDDDGVKAKNVLMIEKGILKDAITSRQMVVEANALAKREVFKESGATCRAESYNRMPIERMNNINIDFGSDGNFEELISKIDNGVILDTPRSWSIGSNRENFHFACEIGWRIEKGQVTGVVRNPSYRGESLEFWNALKYVGDQSTWKLMPTFNCGKGQPNQIMRLGHGVPVCVFSNVQVGD comes from the coding sequence ATGAAAGAAATTTCTAGAGAAGTTATTAGTGAATTAATCAACATGGGTGCAAGCTATGCTGATATACGGCTTCATTTACGCGACGAGCAAGAACATATTTCAACTCTCAATGGCTCTCTTAAAAATTACTCGTTAGAGACAAAGAAAGGCCTTGGGATTCGCGTTCTTTTTGATGGAGCTTGGGGTTTTTCTAGCAGTGAGACCTTAACAAAGGAAGGTGTTTTAGAATGTGCTAAAAGGGCCATTGATAAGGCCAAGGCAAGTTCAAAGCTCATTCGTTACCCCATTGTTCAATCACCAAAGGAAATCGTAAAAACAACTTATAAATCGTCTTTTGAAATTGATCCTTTCTCAGTCTCTTTGGAAGAAAAGCTCAATTGCTTACTTGATGTCGATCGTAAACTCTCTCATGAGAGATTCGATTTTTGGGGCGCCTATTGTTCATTTTATAAAAGAGAGATCTTCTACTGCGATAGTGAAGGGACTGAATTTGTTCGCTCTCTTATGGAAATCGATGGAGGCCAATTTATCATGGCCAAAGATTGTGATGGTCTAAATCAAAGAAGAAGCCATGGCCTTTGGTTAGATAGTGAAGGAACAAGTGGTTTTGAGAACTTTAAAACAGAGAGATTCGACCAGGCCCAAAGAATCAAAGAAGAGTTACTGCAAATACTCGATGCTCCTCTTTTAGATAAAAGTAAAATGGATGTCGTTTTACTTAACGATATGATGGCCCTTCAAACGCATGAGACGATTGGCCACGCTTTAGAACTCGATAGAATTCTTGGTTATGAATTATCTTATGCTGGTGGTTCTCATATTTCCCTTGAAGATTTCGGCACTCTTAAATTTGGTAGCTCTAAATTAAATGCGAGGGCCGATGGTACGGTCAAAAATTCACCAGGAAGCATCGGCCTCGATGATGATGGAGTGAAGGCAAAGAATGTCCTTATGATTGAAAAGGGAATTCTAAAAGATGCAATCACATCAAGACAAATGGTCGTTGAAGCAAATGCTCTTGCAAAGCGTGAGGTTTTTAAAGAATCTGGTGCTACTTGCCGTGCAGAAAGCTATAACCGCATGCCTATTGAGAGAATGAATAATATTAATATCGACTTTGGCAGTGATGGAAATTTTGAAGAGCTTATTTCAAAAATTGATAACGGAGTTATTCTCGATACACCTCGATCATGGTCGATAGGTTCTAATCGCGAGAACTTTCACTTTGCCTGTGAAATAGGATGGCGTATTGAAAAGGGACAAGTAACAGGAGTGGTTAGAAATCCAAGTTATCGTGGAGAGAGCTTAGAGTTTTGGAATGCTCTTAAGTATGTTGGAGATCAGTCAACTTGGAAACTTATGCCAACATTTAACTGTGGAAAAGGGCAGCCGAATCAAATCATGCGCCTTGGCCACGGAGTTCCCGTGTGTGTCTTTTCAAATGTTCAGGTTGGAGATTAA